A genomic stretch from Eptesicus fuscus isolate TK198812 chromosome 15, DD_ASM_mEF_20220401, whole genome shotgun sequence includes:
- the ALG2 gene encoding alpha-1,3/1,6-mannosyltransferase ALG2, producing the protein MAGKRARDELAPSPSVLFLHPDLGVGGAERLVLDAALALQARGCSVKIWTAHYDPGHCFAESRELPVRCAGDWLPRSLGWGGRGAALCAYVRMVFLALYVLFLGDEVFDVVVCDQVSACIPVFKLARRRKKILFYCHFPDLLLTKRDSFLKRLYRAPIDWVEEYTTGMADCILVNSQFTAAIFKKTFKSLSHIDPAVLYPSLNVSSFDSAVPEKLDDLVPKGKKFLFLSINRYERKKNLTLALEALVKLRGRLTSQDWDKVHLIMAGGYDERVLENVEHYQELKKMAQQFDLDQSVTFLRSFSDKQKISLLHGCTCVIYTPSNEHFGIVPVEAMYMQCPVVAVNSGGPLESIVHSVTGFLCEPDPVHFSEAIEKFIHEPSLKVTMGLAGRARVKEKFSSEAFTEQLYQYVTKLLV; encoded by the exons ATGGCAGGGAAGCGGGCGCGGGATGAGTTGGCTCCCAGCCCGTCCGTGCTGTTTCTGCACCCAGACCTGGGCGTGGGCGGCGCCGAGCGGCTGGTGCTGGACGCGGCGCTGGCACTGCAGGCGCGCGGGTGCAGCGTGAAGATCTGGACCGCGCACTACGACCCGGGCCACTGCTTCGCCGAGAGCCGCGAACTGCCGGTCCGCTGCGCGGGGGACTGGCTGCCgcgcagcctgggctggggcggcCGCGGCGCCGCGCTCTGTGCCTACGTGCGCATGGTCTTCCTGGCGCTCTACGTGCTGTTCCTCGGCGACGAGGTGTTCGACGTGGTCGTGTGCGACCAG GTGTCTGCCTGTATCCCAGTGTTCAAGCTGGCCAGACGGCGTAAGAAGATCTTGTTTTATTGTCACTTCCCAGATCTGCTTCTTACCAAGAGGGATTCTTTTCTTAAACGTCTATACAGGGCCCCGATTGACTGGGTAGAAGAATACACCACAGGTATGGCTGACTGCATCTTGGTCAACAGTCAGTTCACAGCTGCCATATTTAAGAAAACGTTTAAGTCCCTGTCTCACATAGACCCCGCTGTCCTCTACCCATCTCTGAATGTTAGCAGCTTTGACTCAGCTGTCCCTGAAAAGCTTGATGATCTAGTCCCCAAGGGAAAAAAATTCCTGTTCCTCTCCATCAACAgatatgaaaggaagaaaaacctGACTTTGGCGCTGGAAGCCCTAGTAAAGCTGCGTGGAAGATTGACATCCCAAGATTGGGACAAGGTTCATCTGATTATGGCTGGTGGTTATGACGAGAGAGTCCTGGAGAATGTGGAACACTATCAGGAACTGAAGAAAATGGCCCAGCAGTTTGACCTTGACCAGTCTGTGACCTTCCTGCGGTCTTTCTCGGACAAACAGAAAATCTCACTCCTCCACGGCTGCACATGCGTGATTTACACACCAAGCAATGAACACTTCGGCATTGTCCCTGTGGAGGCCATGTACATGCAGTGCCCAGTCGTTGCTGTGAATTCAGGTGGGCCCTTGGAGTCCATTGTCCACAGTGTCACAGGGTTTCTGTGTGAGCCTGACCCCGTGCACTTCTCAGAAGCAATAGAAAAGTTCATCCATGAACCTTCCTTAAAAGTCACAATGGGACTGGCTGGCAGAGCCAGGGTGAAGGAAAAGTTTTCCTCTGAAGCATTTACAGAACAGCTCTACCAATATGTCACCAAACTGCTGGTGTAA